One Takifugu flavidus isolate HTHZ2018 chromosome 3, ASM371156v2, whole genome shotgun sequence genomic window, GAACAGAGGAGACGGCTGATCACCTGTGGGTTGGCAGCCTGGTCCATGATCTTCAGGAGGagggcctggtcctggtcccgaACTTGGTCCTTTGCGTCCCCCAGCCGGTCCATGAGGCTCGGCAGAACTGAGAGACAAGAGCATTAAAAGGAATTAGTCgtgtcaaacatttaaaaagattTCTGTAAATATCTTAATTTTTGGTTGTTTGTACTTTAAAATCAGTGCCTCACCTGTTCCAACCTGTGTCCTGAATCTTTCCTGCAGCCGGCTGACCAGGGCTGACAGGATGTCCATCCCCAACAAAACCACCTGAGAGGGGgtaaaaataatattaaaatttaaaattaaaaaaaaaaattacttataaaaaacacacacaaaataacagaaatcCTCGTAAGAAAAGTTTCAGTTCAGCTGCAGCGAACGCTCGGCCCCATAGAAGCGGATTTGGCTCTGCCCTGCAAAGCATTCTGGGTAATGGCTCCGACAGAGGCGTCCTGCCTTATAAATCAGCAAACAagaacgtttttttttttttttaatcttctggTGTTGACGCTAAACTTTGACCGTCAACTCTTTCATTCCGCAGGATCACCTCCGCGACTTCAGACACAAACCACGAGCCAAGATTCTGTCCCCAGTTCGCTAGCTGCTTCCGGGATGCGGCTCGCTAGCTTTCCTTGTCATGGGGTGGTTGGGAAACTCAATGAACGTGTAGTGAGAGCTTCCCTGCTAACACCATAATCGACACACACGCGCCACCCGGACCTTGAGTCCGGACCACGGCGCAATTTTTGGAACCTCTTTCACAGTAAAGGGAGAAAAACGCCCGTAAACAGGACCGAAGCCGCTCTGACGCCATCAAGTGGCGACGGGCGGAATTACGTCACACTCTGACTGGATGTCACATTATTCCGTTTGAGGGCTAAAgcgattaaaaaaagacaaggaAGCTGCAAAAACAGCTCACAGCTATTACATACTTAATTTCTCTACACATCATTAATACCAGTGCATTGTAATTACATTATGTTtccccacttcctgttaaaaaaatacatttttgggtTGGTTTACACCAAAGTGGAATttttttgaaaatgaatggTCTCTGGGCTGATGGCACGTTTATTACAATGGGAAAAATCTGATTCACAAAATAAGTGCAAGAATGCCGCTGGGCGGCATCGTGATTATTCCACGAGGTTCtgaattcaatttccctacggggatgaataaagtacatcttgaagaGAGGCAGAATTTAATGATTCtaagaggggttttttttttttttttttagagagaaaatgagaactGTGACACGAAGCAAGCGAGCTCTGCAGAACGAAAGCATCGGAAATAAaccacgcacacgcgcgcgcacacacaaacacacattcacgtTCAGATCAGACAGTctcatcaggaaggaggagaaagtgggCCAGCTGTGCCACGTTCACGTGGGACCCTCGTCCTCGATACCAGAAACCAGACCAGAGGATGTGGCGTTTCCAGGACAGCCGTGTGACAGCGTGTCCTGACTGCTGTCCAGCCACTGTACAATGagacaccaaaaacacacatctgacgTTTTATTGGGATGGATTCCCACCCAATGAGATCGATACTTCGGTGGGCAGCTGTGAACCGATTTAAAGCGCGGTATGAGGGATATCGTGTAAAACCAGCTGTATCGGTGACGCCTATGAGGGTGTATTTATAATGTTGTGTTCTCCAGCAGATGCGAGGGCAAACAGCTGCAACACAACAGCTGAGGCCAACACGACGGCTTCAATAACAGCTCTTCAGCGAAGTTGGACGGGCGGAATCGAGTTTAAACTTCACCTTGAAATTGCTGGAGTTGACCCAGGAACTGGCCACAGCCTCCACCATCCTGTCCATCATGgactggtcctgctccaggtcagGGGACTTCTCCCCGTCCAGGATGAGCTCGATCACCTCCTGTCccacctgcagcctcctcccaaCGTCCTTGTGCGTCACGTGATCCAGCAAATACTCCATGGCCACCACGTCCTCATCCATGGCTGCGACTGCTGGGGCAAATCAAGGCAAAGTGCCCGGCCCTTCTCCTCACGTGTGATCCACAAAAGCGCTTCCAATATCCTGGACCTTTTGAGGGATTCCCAGGCCTGCTTTTAAGCCAGCTCTTAGCTTTAAGAGGCTGAAAATGTTGGTGATAATACCGAAAGTAGCAGCATAATATCAGTGGGAGGCAGTGGGAGGTTGCTCTCTACATCACACCTCATTATCCTGCAGTtataacagaaaaacacacaatcagaCGAACTTTAGAAAGTAGCACACTTGAAAGGAGAGTTGTGTTATTACATGTATTACACGAGAAGTGCAGCACGCCACTTTAAGGAATTAAAGATGCTAAAATCGTCCTGAAGTCTAGGTGACGAGCCATTAAGTGACTTAAACAGCAGGCGAGCATTAGCTAAATGTCAAAACTGTTTATGTAGGTGTCAGCTTCGCATGCTAACACACTAGCTCGTTCCTAGCAAGCCATTATTCAGAATGCAGTTAAGCTAGTGTTAGCCCAGCATGCTAAAAAGGTGCGTTTAAGTTATATTATCGGAGCCACGAATGAGAAACGTAAACGCCAACGCTTCTCGCAAGATTATAACGGGCTAATATGATAGTAATCGCGAGACCGGTTGGATCCTCTCACCGGATGGAATGAATCGTTcccggggaaaaaaaaccctcacaagTAGCGTAGCTGCCTACGGTCACAAAGTACCAATACTTCTCCCTACAGCGCAGTGATATTAGGCTGGCGTTGCAACGATTCAAATGTCAAGGGTCTTACCATGAAGGCGATTTAACGTCTAGAaactctttctgtcttttcgcAAGTCATCCATTGCCAATAATCGACAAAAATAAGGATACTCGCGTGGATAAATCACGACATGTCCTACAGCGGATTCCGTAGAAGCTGCGGTGACGAGATGACGCGAAAGCAGCGAAACGACGCCACCTGTCGGCAGAGTGCCGAGCAGCAGCGGAACCGGGAGGGCTGGGTCCAGAAGAGCCCAGTGGGTGGACCCTCTGTCAGCTGCAGGTGGTCCTCTACAGAATCAAGCTGTCAGCCTCGAGAGGGCTCATTTTTATTTCTGGAACACGCCAGGTCCTTCCTGGCTCTGGGATGACAACAAAAATCATTCACTTCACAATCAACGGGAGGCTGGAGAAGGCAGAGTTTGGATCCAGCTGCTCCGCCGCAGAAGTGAAAGGTATGACAAGAGGACCTGGAGCTTGGGTTTATAAGATCGAGCTGTAGACGAAGCCTGGAGAGGTAATGTTTGTGTAACAGTGTAGCAGACAAAGCCCGGGATCCTTCTGTGATCCATCCCACCGCGTTCTTTGAGCTCCTTGTGGCTTTGGCAGGTCCTTGAGCAAATCATGTGACCATCTGGCTTCACGTGTGACGgtcaaaaacaggaagcagacgtAACCTTGGATGAATGAAAGGACTTGACGTCGGGCCACATTCCGTATTTGTGTGACAGATCTGTTCAGGGCCGCAGCAGAGGTGGGGCCTCACCACATCCTGAAGATGTACAACATCACCGGCAACACGGTCAACATCTCCCCCCAGCTGGAGGCCAACAGCGTGGACTCGCACTACCGCCTGGAGGTGGTGACGTCAGACGTCAAGGGTGAGCGGAGTCATTTTTCCTTCGTGTCGGTGCGGTTCGTTAAGAACTGTGGTGGTTTTTTTCGTCCACGTCCAGGTGTGAGGATGCCACCGGAGCTGGACAACATGGAATCCAGGTGAGCGGAGCGATGAGAATCGCACTGAAGGTCCGTGTCAGTGAACCTCTCACCGCCGCTTTCTGCGTCCGTCTTTAGGCTGCATCACCTGGAGAGAAAAGTGCTGGAGGATGTGGGTAAACCCCCAGAGGTCGTCTGTGAGCTGAAGAGCGAAGTGGAGTCTttcaggaggaagctggaggttGATGTCTCTGTTGAGCTGCGACGCTTCGGTCTCATTTAGCGCAGACGTTCGCGTCATCAAAGCAATCAAAGCACATTTTCTAAGTCATAGTTGAGTGCGAAAAAGTCAAGAGCGCTTCGTCACGGTAGAACAGAAACCACCGAACCCTTGTTGCTGTGGGTCCGTCGTCACGCTTTCCCgaaatgtcatttctttgcgTTGTGTAACTGCCCGCCAGAGTATGGAGCACCTGAGCTGGATGGGGCTTTTCAAAGAAGACGGCGACCTCCTGCTCTCCAAGCTGTCCCCGAAGAGCAAAACGGCTCAGCTGAGCGTGGAGGAGAAGCACCAGCAGGTCCGCAAGAAGTTCCTCAACATGAGGTGACAgtagatggaaaaaaaaaaaaaaaagccgatAAAGTTTGGCGTTACGCTTACGTCTCCGCTCTGGTGCCGTAGCTCGCTGCAGGTGACCGAGGAAGTGAGAGAGCACTTGAAGACCCCGATTTTTGACAACTGGTGAGAGTGAAAGCAACCAAAACTGGTTTTATCTGTCAATGTTTCCCGTGGTGAATTTCCTCAGGGCTCTGGAGGGTCCACCCATTTTCCACCAGCGTTGTGATAACATGATGCTCTGGAACAGGCagtgggaggaggcggagatGCTGGTTCTCCTGCAGGTGATGTTCACCGACCTGGACTTCCTGACGGACCTGCACATTGAGCTGGACGTCCTgcagaacttcctgtttgaggtCTACTGCCACTACAACAGCATCCCCTTCCACAACTTCAGGCACTGCTTCTGCGTCACTCAGATGGTACAAACGTCCGACCATCGTTCTCTCTCCCAAAGGCAGTAAAATATAATTCCTTTGAGGCTTTGAAGGTCTGGCTGCTGTTGCAGATGTACGGGCTGATCTGGATGACGGACCTCAGGAGTAAATTATCTAAACTGGATCTGTTGACCATGTTGGCCTCGGCTCTGTGCCACGACCTGGACCACCCCGGGTACAACAACATCTACCAGGTGACCTGCCAGCTGCCGTGAGCGAATCACACGATCGTTGTCGTTGCTCACTTTAGTGTTTCCTCTGAATCTGGCACAGATCAACGCCAAGACCGACCTGGCTCTCCGCTACAACGACATTTCCCCCCTGGAGAACCATCACTGCGCTGTGGCTTTTGGCATCTTGTCTAAGGTGAAGAAAAAAGCGATGGATTAGTCTCGGATAAAGAAtgaaccggggggggggggggtggaaatgTTAATCAAAAAGAGTAAGAGGAGTGAAAAGGGGCCATGAACCGAGCCCTGTGGGACACCAACAACTGGCAACGGTTTCAGTTTTCAATGTAGTGGTTTAAATGacgtttttaaatttaaacaacATTGTTTTGATCTTCAGCCAGAATGCAACATCCTCAAAAACCTGACCCGCGAACAGTACAAGCAGATCCGAGGAGCGATGATCAAGTAAGACCCCGGCAAATGTCTTCGGTCCCTTCGGTCCCTTCGGTCCCTTCGGTCCTCCACACCAGCGTTGGCTGACACCGGTGTCTCTACAGGTGTATTTTGGCGACAGACATGGCCAGACACAACGAAATTCTCAACAAGTTTAAAACCATCCAGCCCGTCTTCAAATTCACCAACAAGGATCACAAGGAAGTGGTGAGTGGACACGCCCGGAACCCTGAGATCGGACCGGCTGACACACGTGGACAGTTGTTTAATGGTTAATGGTCTTCCAGCTGATGAAGATCATGGTGAAGGTGAGCGACATCTCCAACGAAGTGAGGCCCATGGCTGTGGCTGAACCCTGGCTGGACTGTCTGCTGCAGGAGTTCTTCAACCAGGTGTTTACTCTCTTTTCCTGACCCTAAAATCCACAATATCCCCAAGAATTCTGATCTT contains:
- the LOC130523415 gene encoding high affinity cGMP-specific 3',5'-cyclic phosphodiesterase 9A-like, producing the protein MTTKIIHFTINGRLEKAEFGSSCSAAEVKDLFRAAAEVGPHHILKMYNITGNTVNISPQLEANSVDSHYRLEVVTSDVKGVRMPPELDNMESRLHHLERKVLEDVGKPPEVVCELKSEVESFRRKLESMEHLSWMGLFKEDGDLLLSKLSPKSKTAQLSVEEKHQQVRKKFLNMSSLQVTEEVREHLKTPIFDNWQWEEAEMLVLLQVMFTDLDFLTDLHIELDVLQNFLFEVYCHYNSIPFHNFRHCFCVTQMMYGLIWMTDLRSKLSKLDLLTMLASALCHDLDHPGYNNIYQINAKTDLALRYNDISPLENHHCAVAFGILSKPECNILKNLTREQYKQIRGAMIKCILATDMARHNEILNKFKTIQPVFKFTNKDHKEVLMKIMVKVSDISNEVRPMAVAEPWLDCLLQEFFNQSDTEKLKGLPVTPFMDRDKVSKPSCQTSFIRFVLLPLFTELIKLFPCLEQHILEPVRHALEYYSEMERATKEEKRTTKA